The genomic window CGACTAGGCCTTTTATCTCGCTGTTCCCCAGCTTTGTTTTAGTTTGCCCCTCGAACTGAGGATTGGGAAGTTTTACGCTTATAATAGCCGTCGCGCCCTCGCGAATATCTTCGCCTTGTAGATTTTCGTCGCTACTTTTTATTAAACCATTTTGCACGGCATAGTTATTAATAGCGCGAGTTAGCGCAGTTCTAAAGCCAGCTAAATGTGTGCCTCCCTCAATGGTGTTAATGTTATTTGCAAAACTATATATAGCTTCATTATACCCTTCGTTATATTGCAGTGCTACTTCTATGCTAACGCCGTCCTTATTGGTATCTGCAATGTACATTGGCTCTGGGAAGAGCGGAACGCGCGTCTGGTTTAGATGTTTTACAAAGCTCTTGATTCCGCCTTCGTAAAAAAACTCTTGATTACGGCCGGTGCGTTCATCGTGAAAATTAATGCGAATGCCAGCATTTAAGAAGGCTAACTCTCTAAAGCGCGAAGCCAATAAGTCGTACTTAAATCCCTCTACCTCTTTAAATATCTCGAAATCTGGAAGAAAAGTTATTCGCGTTCCGCGACCATTGGTAGTTCCTATTTCCTTTAACTCGGACAAGGGATCTCCGCGATGGTACTCCTGAAAGAAGACTTTCCCTTCGCGCTTAACTTCAACCATCAATCGTTCGCTAAGAGCATTTACTACCGACACCCCCACGCCGTGCAAACCACCAGATACTCTATAAGCCTTATTCTCGAACTTTCCGCCCGCATGGAGTTTCGTCAAAACAACCTGCACGGCGCTTACCTTTTCCGTGGGATGGATATCAGTAGGTATGCCACGACCATTATCTTCGACAGTAACCGACCCATTTACGTGAATGGTCACATTAATGCGATCGCAATACCCAGCCATGGCTTCGTCAATCGAATTATCGACGACTTCGTAAACGAGGTGATGATAGCCGCGTTCATAGGTGTCTCCTATGTACATGCTAGGGCGCTTGCGCACTGCATCGAGGCCTTCTAAAACCTTGATCTTATCGACGCCGTAGTCTTCAGCAACTCTTAAAATGGCCTTATCTGCCTCTTGAACCGCAATTAAATTCTCTTCCATAATTACAAATCTATATATAAAAGCTCGCTTAAGGAGCTACATAAAATCAGTGCTTAAAGCACCACTACAAATCGTTGGAACTATAGCAGGTTATTTAATAGTAAGCAAACAAGAAAGTTAAATGATTTCAATAAATTACGTGGCATGTCGCCATCAGTGCAAGTGGCTAGAAAATTCGCTTGCTTCGAGAGCGTTTGCAAAAAGAGTCAATTGGAAAACAGTTGTTTTCCAAGTTGACTTAGCACCTATGAATCAATTCCTTCCAAGCACACATCCTAGCTCCAAAAAAGACCCCATTATTGGAGGAGTTATACCAAAAAAGGGGTCATTTTTAGTTTACTTTTACCAAAAAAGACTCCATTATTAGCTAAGCAAACAAGGAATATGTGTAATGTACAGGAAAGCACTAAAGGACTTAAAGCAATGGGCAGCAACTGAAAGGCCTAAGCCCTTAATACTTAGGGGCGCGAGACAGGTGGGCAAGAGTTACCTAGCTAAGCTACTTGCAGACAATATGCTTCTAGACTTGTGCACGGTTAACCTGGAGAAGACCAAACTCAGAGAAGTTGAAAATCAAGAGAGCTTTTCAATTGACAGAGTAATTTCTGAAATAAGTTTGGTTTGCAAGAAGAAGATCTCTGACAACTCCCTTATTTTCTTAGATGAAATTCAAGCACAACCCGCTGCAATAAACGCTCTACGTTATTTCTATGAAGATAGACCAGGGCTTCGGGTCATTGCCGCTGGTTCGTTGTTTGAAGTAATTATCAGCAAACAAAAGGTATCGATACCAGTGGGAAGAGTGGAGTACTACTATCTGAGCCCCATGACATTTTTTGAATTTCTTCAGGCCCTCGACGAAGAGCAGCTTCTTAGTCAACTGCAGCACATAACACTGGATTCCCCGCCGTCAAAGACCTTGCACGAAATGGCAACCGAATTGCTGAAAGAGTACTACTTTGTCGGTGGAATGCCCGAAGCGGTGGCAACATATGTTGAGTCAAAAGATCGAGAAGCGGTAAGGAAAGTTCACTATTCGCTAGTACACACCTATAGAGAGGACATTACAAAATACGCCAGCGGTGGACTGCAGAATAAAATATTAAAGGTTCTCGAATATGTCCCAGCCAATATTGGCGAAAAAGTTATTTTCAGCAAAATATCCCGGCAACATTCCACCGATATTAAAAATGCTATAGCGCTACTAGCCATGGCAAACGTTATTTATCGTTGCTGCCACAATAGTTGTACTGGCTTGCCTCTAAGCGCTGGAGCTGATTGCAATATTTTAAAGCTCTATTTTTTGGATGTTGGTTTATACAATTCTCTTACTGGACTTGAATGGGGAGACCTATTTAAATTGACTCCCGATAATCTACTTACTAAGGGAAATATCGCCGAACAGTTCGCCGTGCAGCACTTAGCATTTTTAACCCCCACAAAAGAGCCTTCGGATTTATATTATTGGTTAAGAGGCAAGAAAAAGGGAGCTGCCGAGGTAGATTTTATCTGTTCTTATAAAAGCAAAATTTTACCAATTGAAGTAAAGTCGGGAGCATCGGGTAAAATGCGCTCGCTGTGGCAACTAGTATATGATAAAAAAATCGACAGTGCGATTAGGCTCGACTTGTCCCTGCGAAAATCCTTATATAGTACAGTTTCACATCATATAAGAACTGGCGATGGGCTAAAGTCCGTCAAATGCAACTTAATTGGACTACCAATCTACCTAGTTGAAAACCTCTTTGCCATACTTGGTGGAGCGAATGATGCGCTAGCCAAAAAGAGCATCTAATCCTACACGGCAAGCAGTAAAGGTTTGCCACGCTAATTAGTTGTTTGTCGAACCTCTGCCAAACCATTTGTGATTTGCAATATGGCTAAGTGTGGAACGATATTTTCAAGGTCTTTTAACAAGTAAGGTAGGGTTATAATGAACTGAGATTTGCTATGTGCAATAAGTTTAAAAAGGGCTTTTTTTCTGCGCATGTCCAGTTCTGACTCTATATCGTCTAGCAAAAAGATAGGAGCATCTCCTTCACTGTTATCAGTTAAGAAATCTGCCGTGGCTAGCTTTAGAGCCAATGCTAAACTTCTCGTTTGTCCCTGCGAGGCGCAATGCCTGGCTGACTTCTCGCCACTACCAACATCTATATCGATTTCTAAATCGTCACGCTGAATTCCTACAGAAGTTGTCGATTTGGCAAAATCGCTCTTAATCGCCTGCGAAATAACCATCTCAATATCGTCCTGAGACTTAATAACTCCGCTATTGTCCAAAAAATCACTGCAATATCTAACACTAGCTCGCTCGCGCCTTATTTCAGTCTCATTGTCGCTAGACCCCGCTAAGATCTGGTAATAGCGCTTAAACCTCTGGCTAATTCCCTGAATGAAATCGAAACGCATTCTTGCAATAAAATGCCCATGTTGAGCTAAAGCCGTATTCCACACTGACAGAAGTTCAACAAACTCATCTAACTTGGATTTACTAAAGTTCTCCCGATTTTCTCTAATAATGGCATTTCTGCTCTTTAACGCTCTTGAATATGCCACCGCTCTTTCTACATACGTCCTATCGAGCATCGCTATAGCTCTATCCATAAAGCGGCGCCTGCATGATGGCGCCCCTTTAATGATCTCTAAATCGTGCGCCCCAAACTCTACTACTCTTACTTGTCCATAAAAGGAACTTGCGTTAGAGATCCGTTTGGCGTTGATATACACATTTCTACCAGCAGGAGTGATATCGTATTTTATTTCTTTTTCGCCATCGGTCGCGATAATTTTCGCACTTACTGTGCATTTATCACTTTCGCTACTACTGAATGGATCCTGTATATGCGATGTGTCTCCTAAATCTAAATTCGAATAAGATCTGGGTTTTTCGTTCCAGGCAATTAGTTCAACCTGTTTAGAGGTGCGAAAAGACCTAGCTTGGCTCAAGAGGTATATTGATTCAAGTAAATTAGTTTTCCCCTGACCATTATCACCAACAATAGCTGTAACTCTTTCTGGAAAGGAAATATCCTGCTTAACGAGATTGCGAAAACCACTTAACGATATACGTATTATGTGCACAGAGGCGATTATCCCTGTTCAAAACGCACAGGCATAACTACGCACATGTATAATGGATCTCCATCTCCAACAAACACTCCCGACCCCTTTTCGCCATTTAACTTAATGTTTACTGTCTCGCTACTAGTCATTGCCGAAATCAATTCGACTAAGTATCGCGCATTGAACGCGACAGTCACATTGTCTCCATCTTGTCTTACGTGCATATTTTCTACAGCTTCGCCAAAACCCTCGCTGCAACAAGAAACGCGCAAATCTGAATCATTAACGCTTAAAATCACATTTCTCGCATTTTCTGTAGTGACTAGCGCTACGCGCCTAGCTACTGATAGGAACTCAAGCCTATCAACATCTATGCTCGTTTTAAACTCTGTTGGGATATGCCTTCTATAATTTGGAAACTCGCCATTAATTAAGCCTACGCCCAGTATCACTCGCTTGCTTTTTACAGTAAAAAAACCGTTATTAATTGCCACATATGCTACTCCTTCATTTCCCTCTAGTAGCTTCTTAATCTCTTGTACTCCCTTCTTAGGAATAATTACGCTGTGCGTTAGCATATCGAAGCCATCAATAACTCTGTCTATAATTGCCAAGCGATGCCCGTCGGTACCTATAAATCGCAGCTTATTTTTTTGGCCTTCTTCATCTAGTAGTTCTGCGCAAACTCCAGTTATGTTTACTCGAGTATCGTCTGTGGAAATTGCATATAGAGTGTTATTTATCATCTCGTGTAGTTTTGGCGCGTCTACCGAGACAGGATTAATTAATGCCAAACCATTTATGCTAGGGTATTCAGATGAAGCAGCACCGCTTACCTTAAATCTGGAATTGCCAGAAACTATTTCTAGCCGGCAGTCTTCTGTTGAACTAATGTGCACAACTTCTTCTGGGAGTTCCTTTACTATTTCGTATATAAACTTAGCATCAACAGTTAATGTGCCTGGCCTTAAAACATTTGCGTCCATATCGCCTAAGAGGCTAATGCATAAGTCCGACGCTAAAACTTGAAGTGTGCCATTCCCTGCCGTAAGTTTAACGTTACCAACTATCGGCATTGTATTGCGACGATTTGCGATTGTACTAGTTAAATACAAGAGATGATAAAGTTCTTTTTGATTGACTTCTATCTGCATTACTAATGCTCCATCTACACTACTGCTTCTACTTACGCTAATTTGATGGGCGCTTTTTGTAGCGCAACCAAGACGTTACTTCAGTATATTTTCTTACACTAGTTACAATAAATGTTGTAGATGTGTTTAGAAATTTTTTGCTAATGAGCGTGTCTTGGTTCTAGCTTACATATACGCTCTTCATAGTGCTTTTAAAAATTAACGTTCTTTCTCTTCTTTCTTCCAAATATAAATTTAAAGATAGTAGTAGTTGTAGTAGACAGATTTGTATCTGTTAGTTGTGAATGTAAGTCGTAGTGAGCAAAGGAAATCTTTGAACTACAAAGTTTGAT from Deltaproteobacteria bacterium includes these protein-coding regions:
- the recF gene encoding DNA replication and repair protein RecF (All proteins in this family for which functions are known are DNA-binding proteins that assist the filamentation of RecA onto DNA for the initiation of recombination or recombinational repair.), which gives rise to MHIIRISLSGFRNLVKQDISFPERVTAIVGDNGQGKTNLLESIYLLSQARSFRTSKQVELIAWNEKPRSYSNLDLGDTSHIQDPFSSSESDKCTVSAKIIATDGEKEIKYDITPAGRNVYINAKRISNASSFYGQVRVVEFGAHDLEIIKGAPSCRRRFMDRAIAMLDRTYVERAVAYSRALKSRNAIIRENRENFSKSKLDEFVELLSVWNTALAQHGHFIARMRFDFIQGISQRFKRYYQILAGSSDNETEIRRERASVRYCSDFLDNSGVIKSQDDIEMVISQAIKSDFAKSTTSVGIQRDDLEIDIDVGSGEKSARHCASQGQTRSLALALKLATADFLTDNSEGDAPIFLLDDIESELDMRRKKALFKLIAHSKSQFIITLPYLLKDLENIVPHLAILQITNGLAEVRQTTN
- the dnaN gene encoding DNA polymerase III subunit beta codes for the protein MQIEVNQKELYHLLYLTSTIANRRNTMPIVGNVKLTAGNGTLQVLASDLCISLLGDMDANVLRPGTLTVDAKFIYEIVKELPEEVVHISSTEDCRLEIVSGNSRFKVSGAASSEYPSINGLALINPVSVDAPKLHEMINNTLYAISTDDTRVNITGVCAELLDEEGQKNKLRFIGTDGHRLAIIDRVIDGFDMLTHSVIIPKKGVQEIKKLLEGNEGVAYVAINNGFFTVKSKRVILGVGLINGEFPNYRRHIPTEFKTSIDVDRLEFLSVARRVALVTTENARNVILSVNDSDLRVSCCSEGFGEAVENMHVRQDGDNVTVAFNARYLVELISAMTSSETVNIKLNGEKGSGVFVGDGDPLYMCVVMPVRFEQG
- a CDS encoding ATP-binding protein; translation: MYRKALKDLKQWAATERPKPLILRGARQVGKSYLAKLLADNMLLDLCTVNLEKTKLREVENQESFSIDRVISEISLVCKKKISDNSLIFLDEIQAQPAAINALRYFYEDRPGLRVIAAGSLFEVIISKQKVSIPVGRVEYYYLSPMTFFEFLQALDEEQLLSQLQHITLDSPPSKTLHEMATELLKEYYFVGGMPEAVATYVESKDREAVRKVHYSLVHTYREDITKYASGGLQNKILKVLEYVPANIGEKVIFSKISRQHSTDIKNAIALLAMANVIYRCCHNSCTGLPLSAGADCNILKLYFLDVGLYNSLTGLEWGDLFKLTPDNLLTKGNIAEQFAVQHLAFLTPTKEPSDLYYWLRGKKKGAAEVDFICSYKSKILPIEVKSGASGKMRSLWQLVYDKKIDSAIRLDLSLRKSLYSTVSHHIRTGDGLKSVKCNLIGLPIYLVENLFAILGGANDALAKKSI